The Agrococcus carbonis sequence AGCGCAGCCACGCGGCGAGCTCCCGGGACTCGTCCTCGATCGTCGACAGGTGGCGCACCGCGACGTCGCCCGCGCCGGCGCCCGCGCGCGGCTCGAGCCGCTTCACCGGCACCCCGGGCTGCTCAGGCAGCCGGCTCGCGACCCCGTGCGCGAGGCGCAGCACGTCGACGTCGTTGCGCCAGCTCGTCGAGAGCGTGAGCGTGCGCTCGACGCGGAAGCGCTGCGCGAAGAGCGCGAGCGTGCCGGCGCTCGCGCCGCGGAACCCGTAGATGGCCTGGTTGGGGTCGCCGACGGCCATGACGGGTGTGCCGTCGAAGAGCGCGTGGATGAGCTGCAGCTGCAGGACCGAGGTGTCCTGGAACTCGTCGAGCAGCACGGCGCGATGCCGCGCGCGCAGCTCGTCGACGGCGCCCGAGTGCGCATCGATCGCGTCGAGCGCGAGCCGCACCTGGTCGCTGAACTGCACGGCGCCGCGGCGGCGCTTCGCCTCGTCGAACGCGTCGACGAGGTCGGCGAGCGGGTCGAGGCCGCCGACCCGCTCGACGTCCTGCGCGATCGCCTTCGCGTGCGCCGCCTTGAACAGCTTGGGCTCGTCGGCCGTCGGGAGCGCCTGCAGCGCGCGCAGCCGGGCCGGGAAGGCGCCGCGACGCAGCCGGTCGGTCGAGATCCGGTGGTCGCCGAGGGTGCCGGCGAGCTGCACGACCCGGTCGGCGACCGTCTCCGCGCGCCCGAGCGACGCGAGGCGCAGGTCGTCGGACTCGCGCGCGACCCGCAGCGCGAGCAGGAATGCCGCCGGATCGGTCAGCACCTCCGACTCCGGGTCGCGCCCGATGAGGAGCGCCCACTCGCGGAACAGCGAGCTCGCGAACGAGTTGTAGGTCTGGACGACAGGCCGCCTCGTCGCGGCGACCTCGGCGTCGACGAGACCTGCCTCGGCGAGCGCGCGCAGCTCGGCCGAGAGGCGGTCGGCGAGCTCGCGCGCCGCCTTGCGGGTGAAGGTGAGGCCGAGCACCTCGTCGGGCGCGACCCTGCCGTTGGCCACGAGCCACAGCACGCGCTGCGCCATCGTGTGGGTCTTGCCGCTGCCGGCGCCCGCGACGACGAGCGTCGGCGCCTCGGGAGCCTGGATGACCTCGATCTGCTCGTCGGTCGGCCGCTGCGGCGCACGGCCCCGCACCTCGGCGATCGCCTCGGTGATCTCGATGGCGCTGATCACTCGGTGACCTCCGGGATGACGTGGATGGCGCACTGGCCGAAGCTGTAGTCGTCGCTGCAGTGCAGCTCGGGGCGGGCGGTGAAGACGGCGCCGCCCATCACCTCGATCGCCGTGCGCAAGTGGTCGTGGAACGCCTCCGCGACGTCGTCGAAAGGCTCGGAGTCGACCGTCTTCTCCTTCCGGGCGAGCTTCGGCATCACGAGGCGCGCGGTCGTGTGCGCGCCCGTCTCGATGCCCTCGACGCCGCCGAGCGCGACCGCGAGCTGGTAGGCGCGCAACTGCAGGTTGCCGAGGCCGGGCACCGCCTTCGGCACCCGCCTGCCGGTCTTGAGGTCGACGATGCGCACCTCGCCGGCGGGGCCGTGCTCGATCCAGTCGATCGCGCCAGAGAGCACCGCCCCGCCGACCTCGACCTCGAAGCGCGCCTCGCGCTCGTCGCGCTCGATCCGCCAGCCGGAGCCTCGCAGCACCTGGAAGTAGCCGGCGAGGGCCGCGGCCATCGGCCCGACCTCGTCGCGCTGCTGCGCGGCCTCCCACGCGGAGGGATGGTCGAGCTCGGCGAACCGGGCGTCGACGGCAGCCTCGATCGCCGCGGCGTCGGTCGCGTCGACGTGCTCGACGGCGTCGTGCACGATGGTGCCGAGCGCCGCGGCGCGGTTGGAGGTGCCGCCCGCGAGCCGCTGCACGACCCACGAGAGCTCGCACTCGACGAGCCCCTGGAGCGCCGATGGGCTCACGCGCACCTGCTCGGCCGCGTCGAGCCGCTCGCTCGTGGTGATCGGGGCGAGCCCCGCCCACTCCGCGGGGTCGGCGCCGGGCGCGCCGGCGTCGGCGAGCCGCCGCAGGGCGGACGCGGCGGCGTCGGCGCCCGGCCGGCCTTCGGTCACGCGACGGCGCAGGCTCGCGACGAGCGAGCGCAGGGAGTGCCAGCTGTCGTCGGCGCCCGGCACGGGCTCCTTCGGGATGCCGAGCACGAACGGCGAGGGCTGCTCGTCGTCGCTCTCGACCGCGGTGAGCAGCACCGCACCGCGCGCTGTCGCGATCGTCTTGACGAACGTGCGCAGCTCGTCGTGCAGCACGCCCGCCCTCGCATCCTCCGTCGGCGCCCCGTCGAGCCGGTTGGCGCCGAGCAGCGAGCCGCGCGGTCGCAGGTTGGGCCACACGCCGTCCTGGAGCCCGGCGACGACCACGGTGTCGAGCTCGCGGCCGACGAACTGCCCGGGCGTGCCGATCGCGACGCGCGCCCCCTCGGCCCGCGCGGCGAGCGAGTCGTCGTCGACGCTCGAGGCGAGCCAGGCGTCGACGAACGCTCCGGTGTCGGCGTCGGGACGGCGCTCGATGAGGCGCGCGACCTGGTCGAAGAGCGCGACCACCGCGTCGAGCCGGCGGTTGGCGAGCGCGCGCTCGACCCCCGGGCCGCCGAGCGCCGTGCGCCGCCACGCGTCGGCGACGCCCGCGGCGCTCCACACCGCCCACAGCACGCGGTCGGCGCTCGCCGGGTCGTCGCCCGTCAGCAGCGCGCTCGCGTCGGCGAGCATGCGCACGAGGCGACGGGCGGCCGCAGCGCCCTGCCGCGCCGTCGTGAGGCCCTCGAGCTGCTCGGGGTCGTGGAGCGCCGCGCGCACGAGCTCGGCGCCCGCGACGTGCACGGCCTCGCCTCGGGCGACGATCCGGTGCCGCAGCGCGCGCTTGAGCCGGCGGACCGCGAGCGCGTCGAGCCCGAGCAGGTCGCTGCGCAGCAGCTGCTCGGCGAGCTGCGCGTCGAGCTCGCGCCGACCCGTCGCCACCGCGAGCACGCTCACGAGCGCCTCGACCACCTCGGTGTCGCGCAGCCGCGTCGGCCCGCCCGCGGCGACCGGCACCTCGAGCGCCGAGAGCAGCGAGCCGAGCTCGGAGGCGGCGCGCCCCGTGCGGGCGATGACCGCGATGTCGTCGAAGGCCACCCCCGCGGCGCGACGCTCGTGGATGAGCCGTGCGATGCGCCGGGCCTGCTCGTCGAGGGACTGCGCCACGTGCAGCTCGACGACGTCGTCGCCGCCCCCTGCGCGCGCCGCCGCCCGCCGGTGGGTCGCGGCGCCCGCCGCGCCGATCCCCTGCGCGGCGCGCTCGATGAGGGCGCGCAGCCGCTCGCCGTGGCGGTGGTCGACCGCGAGCTCGATGCGGTGCCCCGGCTCGCCCGCGAAGCCCAACCGCGCCGGCAGCGCCGCGAGAAGGGCCGGATCGGCGCCGCGGAAGCCGCCCGTCGTCGTGTCGGGGTCGCCGAACGCGACGACGCTCGCGCCGCGACGCCGCAGCGCCTCGAGCACGACGACCGCGCCCTCGGTGAGCTCCTGCGCGTCGTCGACGAGCACGAGGCTCGGCAGCCGCACGGCGGTGCTGTCGATCGCGCTCGCCGCCCGACGCAGCAGCGACGCGGCCGTCATGGCCTCCGCCCCGCGCCGCTCGAGCCGCTGGAGCCGCTCGAACTCGTCGAAGAACGCCGCGGCCGCGGCCCATTCGGGCACCCCGCGCTCGGCGGCGAGCGCGGCGAGCGCCGACGCATCCATGCCCCGCTCCTGCACCGCCGCGAGCAGCTCGCGCAGCTCGGCACGGAAGCCCGCCTGCTCGCGCACCTCGGCGTGCAGGTGCTCGGGCCACGCGGGCCCGGAGGCGACACCGGCCGCCTGGTCGTCGACGTGGCCCGCGAGCATCGCCGCGATGATGCGATCCTGCTCGGCGCCCGAGAGCAGCTGCGGCACCGGCCGCTCGTCGGCGAGCGCCGCCGCGGTGAGCAGCGCGTGCGCGAACGACGGCATCGATCGCGCGAGCGGCCCCGGCGTCGCGATGGGGATGCGACGGGCGAGGCGGTCGCGGAGCGCCGTCGCGGCCTGCCGCGACCCGGCGACGACGAGCAGGCCGGCGGGGTCGAGCCCCGCAGCGAGCCGCTCGGCGGCGAGCTCGACGAGCGTCGTCGTCTTCCCGGAGCCGGCGACGCCGAGCACGATGGCGGAGGCGTCGGCGGGCAGCGCGAGCACCGCGGCCTGGGACGCGTCCAGGGTCGCGGTGCGGTCGAGCAGAGCGGATTCGGGAGCCACAGCGCCACGGTATCGACGGCCGCCGACATCGCCGCGGCGGCGCGGCGTTCGCCGGTCGCGGACGCGGCCGGACCCCCGCATCCGATCGCCTATCCTCAGGAGCATGGACATCCGCATCGGCATCAAGGACTCGGCTCGCGAGATCGCGTTCGACTCGGCGCAGACCGCCAAGGAGGTCGAGGACGCCGTGCTCGCGGCGTTCGGCGCCGCGCACCTCGCGCTCGACGACGCCAAGGGCCGCCGCTACATCGTGCCGAGCGCGAGCATCGCCTACGTCGAGATCGGCAGCGAGTCGACGCGCAAGATCGGCTTCGTCGCCTGATGCTCCCGATCCTCGTGCTCGTGCCCATGGTGATGGGCGCGGCGATCGGGCTGCTCGCGCGCTACCTGCTGCCGGGCCGCGAGTGGGTCGGGCTCTTCCTCAACCCGCTCGCCGGCGCCGCCGCCGCAGGCGTCGTCTGGATCGTCGGCGCGCTCCTCGGCGCGACGGCCGACAACGGCTGGCTGTGGGTCGGCAGCCTGCTCGCGGCGCTCGTCGTCTCGATCGCGATCCCCAAGGTGCTCCCCGCACGACGCGTGCGCGCCGACGGCCGCTACCTCGCCGAGCTCACCGCGCGTCGCGGCTGAGGCCCGCGGGGCCGACGCTCAGGCCGTCAGCCCCAGCTCGTCCATCCGGCGGGTGTGCGAGGCGACGATGTCGTTGAACGCCGGCTCGAGCCGCTTCTGGCTCGGCACCGCGCGACCGGTCTCGTCGGGTCCGTTCACGGCGAGGTACATCTGCAGCAGCGTGTCGCCCACGAGCCTGCGCCCCCACACCGCCATGCGGTCCGAGAGCCGCGGCGTCCCCTCGATCGCGACGCGGAGCAGCCGCACGAGGTGCCCGTGCGCGCTCTCGCTGCGCAGCGCGCGCAGCATGACGTCCTGGTCGTCCTCCGGCAGCCCCGGCGCGATCGCGATGAAGAAGTCCTCGAGCAGCCCGGAGACGACGTGCAGCGCGAGCAGCTGCTCGTACCAGTCGGCGCCCTCGATCGCGCGGGCGAACTGGCTCGTCGAGTCGGCGAACGGGCGCATCGCGTCGCCGACGGTGGTGTCCTCGCTCTCGAGCACGTGCGCGAAGCTGCCGGCACGGGTGGCGTGGATCCGAACGACCTCTGCGAGCGCCGCGCGCGCCTCGAGCGACGGCGCCTGCTCGAGCGCCCGGCCCGCCTTCGCGACGAGCTCGAGCTCAAGCCCGAGCGCCTGGCCGACGAAGGGCACGAGCGCCGGCCGCACGTCCGAGAGCAGCACGCGGTCGCCGACGACCGGCACCCGATGCTGCCGCAGGAGCTGCCGCGTCACGTCGCGGGGCGTCCGGTCGAACCACTTCACCACAGTGCAGGAGTCTAGGGGCGGTGCGGAGGCGCCCGGCGCATGCCGCCGGTACGCTTGCCTGAGCAGAAGAACAGGCGGAACATTCCTTTGACTTTCCACGACCTCTCCATCGACGCCGACATGGTCCAGGCCCTCGCCGACCGCGGCATCCTCGACCCCTTCCCGATCCAGCAGCAGACGATCCCGCTCGCGCTGTCGGGGCAGGACATCATCGGCCAGGCCAAGACCGGCACCGGCAAGACCTTCGCCTTCGGGCTGCCCCTCGCGCAGCGCCTCGGCGCCGAGCCCGAGCACGGCGTGCAGGCGCTCATCGTCGTCCCCACGCGCGAGCTCGCGGTGCAGGTGACGGAGGACATGGAGCTCATCACCTCCAACCGCCCCACGACCGTCGTCTCGATCTACGGCGGCAAGGCCTACGAGGGCCAGATCGACCAGCTCAAGGCCGGCGCGCAGATCGTCGTGGGCACGCCCGGGCGGCTCCTCGACCTCGTGCAGCAGCGCATCCTCGACCTGTCCAACGTCAAGGAGATGGTGCTCGACGAGGCCGACCGGATGCTCGACCTCGGCTTCCTGCCCGACGTCGAGAAGCTCTTCTCGAAGGTGCCCGCCGTGCGGCACACGATGCTGTTCTCGGCGACCATGCCGGGCGCGATCGTCGCGCTCGCGCGCCGCTTCATGTCGCGCCCGCTGCACATCCGCGCGACCGACGTCGACGAGACCATCGCGCAGGCCAACATCCAGCACATCGTCTACCGGGCGCACGCGCTCGACAAGGACGAGGTCGTCTCGCGCATCCTGCAGGCGGAGGGCCGTGGCAAGACGGTCGTCTTCACCCGCACGAAGCGCGCCGCGTCGCGCCTCACCGAGGAGCTCGTCGACCGCGGCTTCGCGGCCGCGGCCGTGCACGGCGACATGAGCCAGGAGGCGCGCGAGCGCGCGATGGCGCAGTTCAAGGCGGGCAAGAAGGACGTGCTGATCGCGACGGACGTCGCCGCGCGCGGCATCGACGTCGACGACGTCACGCACGTCATCAACCACACGATCCCCGAGGACGAGAAGGCGTACCTTCACCGCGTGGGCCGCACCGGCCGGGCGGGTCGCACGGGCATCGCGGTCACGTTCGTCGACTGGGACGACCTGCACAAGTGGGCGCTCATCGACCGCGCGCTCGAGTTCGGCAGGCCCGAGCCGGTCGAGACCTACTCGTCGAGCCCGCACCTCTACACCGACCTCGGCATCCCCGAGGGCGCCAAGGGCCGCCTGCAGCCGACGCCGCCCCACAAGGAGGCCAAGCGCGAGGGTGTCGCGCGCGGCTCGCGCGACGGCGGCTCGCGCGGCCCCCGCGAGGAGCGCGCCGGCGTCGAGCGCCCCGAGGGCGAGCGGCCGCGCAGGCGCCGCCGCGGCGGCCGAGGCCGCTCGGGCGGCGAGGGCCAGGGTCCGGCGGATGCGTCGGCCCCGGCCGAGGCCGGCAGCGAGGGCCGCGCCGAGGGCCGCGGCACGCACGACGGCGGCGGCGCCGAGCACCACGACGGCAACGCGGCGCCGCGACGCCGTCGCCGTCGCCGCTCGGGCGGCGGCGGAGCCGGGGGCGCTGCCGGTGCCGCGCAGGCCCCGCGGGCCTGACGCGCGCCGCACCCACAAGCCTGGGACGGCCGCTCCGCACGCGCGGGGCGGCCGTTCGGCATCCCGCGCGGAGGCGGCAGCCGCCGAGCGGTCAGCCGCGCCCGAACAGCACGGGCGCGCGTCTGAGCGGTCAACTCGGCGCCCGAGCGGTCAACTCAGCGCCCGAGCGGTCGGGCTCGGATTTCAGCGCTCGGGTCACTCCGCCCCGAGCGTCGCGGCCATGCTCCCGCGCAGCTCGCCCCACATCGCGTCCGCGACCGTGACCACTCACACGCGGAAGTGACCACTCACACGCGGAAGTGACCGCTCACACGCGGGAGTGACCGGTCACGCGCGGGAGTGACCGCTCACACGCGGGAGTGACCGCTCACACGCGGGAGTGACCGCTCACACGCGGGAGTGACCGGTCACGCGCGGGAGTGGCCGGTCACACGCGGGAGTGACCGGTCACATGCGGGAGTGTCCGCTCCGCGCGGGGAGCTGGGGCGCTCAGGCGGGCAGCACGGGGACCCAGCCGGTCGCGCGGCGCACGATCTCGGCGACCACCTCAGGGTCGGTCGTGTGCTCCCCCAGCCGGTTCGGCTTGCCGGCGCCGTGGAAGTCGCTCGAGCCGGTGACGAGCAGCCCGTGGCGCTCGGCCTCGTCGAGCAGCCGCTGCCGGTCCGCCTCGCCGTTGTCGCGGTGCCACACCTCGACCCCGTCAAGGCCGGCCGCGACGAGGTCGCCGAGCACGCCCATCCGCAGCACCGGCCGGCCGCGGGCCCCCGGATGCGCGAGCACGGCGACGCCGCCGGCCGCGCGGATGATCTCGATCGCCGCCTCGGGCGGCGGCGCCTCGTGCGGCTGGTAGTACCCGCCCTGCCAGTGCAGGATCCCCTCGAACGCGGCGGTGCGATCGGGCACGATCCCGAGCGAGACGAGCGCGTCGGCGATGTGCGGGCGGCCGATCGTCGCGCCCGGCGCCGAGTGCTGCTCGATGTGCTCCCACGTCAAGGGGTAGTCGCGGCCGATGGCGTGCACCATCCGCTCGGCGCGGCCGATGCGCTCGACGCGGATGCGCTCGCGCTCGCCGATGAAGCTCTCGGCCTCGGGGTCGAGGAGGTAGCCGAGCACGTGCACGCTCGCGGGCCCGATCTGCGACGAGAACTCGACGCCCGGGAGGAGCGCCACGCCCGACTCGTGGGCGGCCTCGGTCGCCTCGGCCCACCCGGCGACGGTGTCGTGGTCGGTCAGCGCGATCGCGCCCAGCCCGGCCGCGGCGGCGGCGCGCACGACGTCGCCGGGCGCATCCGTGCCGTCGGACTCGCGGGAGTGCACGTGCAGGTCGGCGGGCCCGGCGCTCGTCCAGTCGTACGCCGAGGGCGGCTCGGCACCTGCTCGCTCCATGCCGCCAGCCTACGCGCGCGCGCCCATGCCCGAGCCACAGGCCCATCGCCTACGATCGCCGGGTGCTCGGGATCGTCGGCTGGCTGCTCGCCCTCGTGATCGCCGCGTGCCTCGCGGTCGCGGCGTGGCCGCAGGGCTTCGGCCTCGAGCAGGCACCCGTCGTCGCGCAGGTGGTGTCGCTGCGGATCGGCGTCGTCGGCATCGCGCTCGTGCTCGCGCTGCTGCTCCTGTGCTTCGTCGGCTGGCGGCGCGTGCGGCCGTTCGTGCTCGGCGTCGTCGCGATGCTGCTGGCCTTCGCGCTCGCGTCGACCGGCATCCACCTCTCGCGCGGCATCGACGCGTCGCAGACGATCGCCGCCGACGGCGACGACCTCGTCGTGCTCACCTGGAACACCGCGGGCGACGAGCCGGGCGTCGACGAGATCGCGCGCGTGGTCGACGAGACGGGGGCGGATGCGGTGATGCTCGCCGAGACGACGCTGCCGCTCGGCGTCGGGGTCGCCGAGCGGCTGCGCGAGCGGGGCAACCCGTTCTGGGTGCACACGACGCACTACGACCCGGAGTACGGGGCGCTCAACACGACCCTGCTCATCTCCACGCGCCTCGGCGAGTACACGACCGACTCGACGGTCGGCGGCACCCGCACGCTGCCGACGATCGTCGCGCGGCCCGACGACGGCGAGGGGCCGGTGCTCGTCTCGACGCATCCCGTCGCGCCCGTGCCGCACCAGATGCGCAACTGGCGAGCCGACATCGAGTTCGTCGCGGGGCTGTGCGACGGCCGCGACTCGGTCGTGATGGCGGGCGACTTCAACTCGACCCTCGACCACTGGTGGGCGACGCGCGAAGACGGCGGCGACCTCGGCGTGTGCCGCGACGCCGCGACCGCGGTCGGGGCCGGCGCCGTGGGCACGTGGCCGACGTGGGCGCCGCCGTGGCTCGGCCCGGTAATCGACCACGTGCTCGCGACGCCCGACTGGACGCCGGTCGCCGCCCGCGTGCTCACGGGGCTCGACGACGCGGGCTCCGACCATCGCCCGGTGGTCGTGCAGCTGCGCAGCGCCCGCTGAGCGTCAGCCCCGATCGAGCTCGGGCTCGGGGGCGAACCCGTCGATCGCGGCGAGCACCGCCCGGCCCGCCTCTGCCGTCGCGAGCGGCCGGAAGTGGCCCGCGGCGCGCAGCCGCACGCCGCCCATCCCCTCGGGCACCCGGTTGCCGGGCACGTGCGGGTCGAGGGCCGGGAGCACCACGCGGATGCGCAGGTCGACGCCGCGCTCGGCGGCGAGCGCGAGGAGCCGCTCGTCGGTCGGGTCGAACTCGCGGATCGCGGCGTTCCGGAGCAGCCGCGCGCGGCTCGAGCCCGCGAACGGCGTCGCGAGCGCCACGAGCCCCGCGGGCTGCGGCCGGTCGGAGCGCTGCGCACGGTCGACGAGCAGCCGCTTGCCGACCAGGCCGCCCTTCGAGTGGCCGACGAGCACGATCTGCGCGTGCGGATGCGCAGCGGCGACCGCGTCGACCGCCTCCCCCACGACGTGCGCGGCCTCCGCGATCGGCATGAGGTGGCGGCCGAGCTGCGGCACGAAGTGCACCGCGTGGCCCGCGTGCACGAGACGGCGGGCGAGCGGCTCCATGAACGGCCAGCGCTCCACGACCCCCGGTACGAGCACGACGTGCACGCGCGCGCCCGGCATCCCTCGCAGCGCCGGCGGCCGCGGGTCGAGCGTCGAGCGCACGTGCATGCGCGCGGCGAAGGCGTAGTCGCGCGCCCAGACGCGCACCTCGCGGGCCGTGATGCTCATGCGCGCACCGCGCCCCCGGCCACCCGCAGCGCGGCGCTCACGGCACGAACTCGTCGATCATGCGGGCGACGGGCTCGGCGCCGGTGATCATCGCCTCGTGGCCGCGACCCGGCGCGATGCGCAGCCGGCCGTCCGGCAGCGCCTCGGCGACCGCCTCGCACCAGCCCATCGGCGCGACGCGGTCCTCCTCGCCGCGGATCACGAGCGCGGGCTGCGCGATGCGCGGCAGCAGGGGGCGGATGTCGTGGTCGAGCATCGTGCGCAGCTTCCGCAGGTACCACCGCGGCCCTGCCTGCAGGTAGAGGCGCGCGCCGAGCAGCGCGACGATCGGGGGGTCGTTGGCGAGGTCCTGCAGCAGCCGCAGCGCTTGCTGCCAGCCCGAGCGCTCGGCCGGGTTGACCGTCGGCGCGAGCAGCACGACACGATCGACGAGCTCGGCGTGGCGCACCGCGAGCTCTGCGACCACCTGCGACCCCATGGAGTGCCCGACCGCGATGCAGGGCGTGGGCACGAGCGTCCGCAGCGCATCCGCCACCACGTCGGCGAGCTTCGGCATCGTGAGCGACGAGGTGGGCTCGGGCGACGGCCCGAAGCCCGGCAGGTCGAGCGCGACGACGTCGAAGCGGCTCGAGAGGGCGGTGCGCAGCAGCCCGAAGTACTGCTGCCCCATGCCGATGCCGTGCACGAGCACGACGGTCGGCGCGTCGGCGCGA is a genomic window containing:
- a CDS encoding PHP domain-containing protein, which gives rise to MERAGAEPPSAYDWTSAGPADLHVHSRESDGTDAPGDVVRAAAAAGLGAIALTDHDTVAGWAEATEAAHESGVALLPGVEFSSQIGPASVHVLGYLLDPEAESFIGERERIRVERIGRAERMVHAIGRDYPLTWEHIEQHSAPGATIGRPHIADALVSLGIVPDRTAAFEGILHWQGGYYQPHEAPPPEAAIEIIRAAGGVAVLAHPGARGRPVLRMGVLGDLVAAGLDGVEVWHRDNGEADRQRLLDEAERHGLLVTGSSDFHGAGKPNRLGEHTTDPEVVAEIVRRATGWVPVLPA
- a CDS encoding alpha/beta fold hydrolase; the protein is MHLPMPESVAQWRHATRGDLGAQTSAHVHGDHTVLVHRWPRADAPTVVLVHGIGMGQQYFGLLRTALSSRFDVVALDLPGFGPSPEPTSSLTMPKLADVVADALRTLVPTPCIAVGHSMGSQVVAELAVRHAELVDRVVLLAPTVNPAERSGWQQALRLLQDLANDPPIVALLGARLYLQAGPRWYLRKLRTMLDHDIRPLLPRIAQPALVIRGEEDRVAPMGWCEAVAEALPDGRLRIAPGRGHEAMITGAEPVARMIDEFVP
- a CDS encoding endonuclease/exonuclease/phosphatase family protein, with translation MLGIVGWLLALVIAACLAVAAWPQGFGLEQAPVVAQVVSLRIGVVGIALVLALLLLCFVGWRRVRPFVLGVVAMLLAFALASTGIHLSRGIDASQTIAADGDDLVVLTWNTAGDEPGVDEIARVVDETGADAVMLAETTLPLGVGVAERLRERGNPFWVHTTHYDPEYGALNTTLLISTRLGEYTTDSTVGGTRTLPTIVARPDDGEGPVLVSTHPVAPVPHQMRNWRADIEFVAGLCDGRDSVVMAGDFNSTLDHWWATREDGGDLGVCRDAATAVGAGAVGTWPTWAPPWLGPVIDHVLATPDWTPVAARVLTGLDDAGSDHRPVVVQLRSAR
- a CDS encoding DEAD/DEAH box helicase, which gives rise to MVQALADRGILDPFPIQQQTIPLALSGQDIIGQAKTGTGKTFAFGLPLAQRLGAEPEHGVQALIVVPTRELAVQVTEDMELITSNRPTTVVSIYGGKAYEGQIDQLKAGAQIVVGTPGRLLDLVQQRILDLSNVKEMVLDEADRMLDLGFLPDVEKLFSKVPAVRHTMLFSATMPGAIVALARRFMSRPLHIRATDVDETIAQANIQHIVYRAHALDKDEVVSRILQAEGRGKTVVFTRTKRAASRLTEELVDRGFAAAAVHGDMSQEARERAMAQFKAGKKDVLIATDVAARGIDVDDVTHVINHTIPEDEKAYLHRVGRTGRAGRTGIAVTFVDWDDLHKWALIDRALEFGRPEPVETYSSSPHLYTDLGIPEGAKGRLQPTPPHKEAKREGVARGSRDGGSRGPREERAGVERPEGERPRRRRRGGRGRSGGEGQGPADASAPAEAGSEGRAEGRGTHDGGGAEHHDGNAAPRRRRRRRSGGGGAGGAAGAAQAPRA
- a CDS encoding ferritin-like fold-containing protein translates to MKWFDRTPRDVTRQLLRQHRVPVVGDRVLLSDVRPALVPFVGQALGLELELVAKAGRALEQAPSLEARAALAEVVRIHATRAGSFAHVLESEDTTVGDAMRPFADSTSQFARAIEGADWYEQLLALHVVSGLLEDFFIAIAPGLPEDDQDVMLRALRSESAHGHLVRLLRVAIEGTPRLSDRMAVWGRRLVGDTLLQMYLAVNGPDETGRAVPSQKRLEPAFNDIVASHTRRMDELGLTA
- a CDS encoding DUF3107 domain-containing protein — encoded protein: MDIRIGIKDSAREIAFDSAQTAKEVEDAVLAAFGAAHLALDDAKGRRYIVPSASIAYVEIGSESTRKIGFVA
- a CDS encoding esterase/lipase family protein, with the translated sequence MSITAREVRVWARDYAFAARMHVRSTLDPRPPALRGMPGARVHVVLVPGVVERWPFMEPLARRLVHAGHAVHFVPQLGRHLMPIAEAAHVVGEAVDAVAAAHPHAQIVLVGHSKGGLVGKRLLVDRAQRSDRPQPAGLVALATPFAGSSRARLLRNAAIREFDPTDERLLALAAERGVDLRIRVVLPALDPHVPGNRVPEGMGGVRLRAAGHFRPLATAEAGRAVLAAIDGFAPEPELDRG
- a CDS encoding UrvD/REP family ATP-dependent DNA helicase yields the protein MAPESALLDRTATLDASQAAVLALPADASAIVLGVAGSGKTTTLVELAAERLAAGLDPAGLLVVAGSRQAATALRDRLARRIPIATPGPLARSMPSFAHALLTAAALADERPVPQLLSGAEQDRIIAAMLAGHVDDQAAGVASGPAWPEHLHAEVREQAGFRAELRELLAAVQERGMDASALAALAAERGVPEWAAAAAFFDEFERLQRLERRGAEAMTAASLLRRAASAIDSTAVRLPSLVLVDDAQELTEGAVVVLEALRRRGASVVAFGDPDTTTGGFRGADPALLAALPARLGFAGEPGHRIELAVDHRHGERLRALIERAAQGIGAAGAATHRRAAARAGGGDDVVELHVAQSLDEQARRIARLIHERRAAGVAFDDIAVIARTGRAASELGSLLSALEVPVAAGGPTRLRDTEVVEALVSVLAVATGRRELDAQLAEQLLRSDLLGLDALAVRRLKRALRHRIVARGEAVHVAGAELVRAALHDPEQLEGLTTARQGAAAARRLVRMLADASALLTGDDPASADRVLWAVWSAAGVADAWRRTALGGPGVERALANRRLDAVVALFDQVARLIERRPDADTGAFVDAWLASSVDDDSLAARAEGARVAIGTPGQFVGRELDTVVVAGLQDGVWPNLRPRGSLLGANRLDGAPTEDARAGVLHDELRTFVKTIATARGAVLLTAVESDDEQPSPFVLGIPKEPVPGADDSWHSLRSLVASLRRRVTEGRPGADAAASALRRLADAGAPGADPAEWAGLAPITTSERLDAAEQVRVSPSALQGLVECELSWVVQRLAGGTSNRAAALGTIVHDAVEHVDATDAAAIEAAVDARFAELDHPSAWEAAQQRDEVGPMAAALAGYFQVLRGSGWRIERDEREARFEVEVGGAVLSGAIDWIEHGPAGEVRIVDLKTGRRVPKAVPGLGNLQLRAYQLAVALGGVEGIETGAHTTARLVMPKLARKEKTVDSEPFDDVAEAFHDHLRTAIEVMGGAVFTARPELHCSDDYSFGQCAIHVIPEVTE